One part of the Ignavibacteriales bacterium genome encodes these proteins:
- a CDS encoding ATP-grasp domain-containing protein, with protein MAKKVHIAVVFNEPTVATSTGRKFISEMGKIEAAVTRAQVISANQAQSVDLSEVGVLEERAQVQDALSKTGYKTSLFNMNSDIKRLIQFIEEKEPDLIFNLCESVGDEATHEMFVAGLYELMGVPYTGAGAFALGTCQNKARTKQILSFYDIKVPKFALYKNANEVVEDSFNLKFPVIVKPSLEDASVGIDNGSVVDNFPALKKRVRHIFQNFDQPALVDEYIEGRELNVAIIGNRRPIILPISEIDFSGLPAELPKIVTYAAKWLEGTDEYKGTVGVCPAQIPPEVEKQAKEIALQAYRVMGCRDYARVDMRLDKNNNLYVIEVNPNPDISDDAGFARSARAYGYSFDEIINKIVEYALERTP; from the coding sequence ATGGCGAAGAAGGTACACATTGCTGTCGTGTTCAACGAGCCCACGGTCGCAACATCAACCGGGAGGAAATTCATCTCGGAGATGGGGAAGATCGAGGCGGCCGTGACGCGCGCACAGGTGATCTCGGCGAACCAGGCGCAGTCCGTCGATTTGTCTGAAGTAGGCGTTCTCGAAGAACGGGCGCAAGTCCAGGACGCGTTATCGAAGACCGGCTACAAGACGTCGCTCTTTAATATGAACAGCGACATCAAACGGCTTATTCAGTTCATCGAAGAAAAAGAACCCGATCTTATCTTCAATCTGTGTGAGTCTGTCGGCGACGAGGCGACGCATGAAATGTTTGTTGCAGGTCTCTACGAACTGATGGGAGTTCCCTACACCGGGGCTGGCGCATTTGCTCTCGGCACGTGCCAGAACAAGGCGCGGACCAAGCAGATCCTGAGCTTTTATGATATCAAGGTCCCCAAGTTCGCCCTGTATAAGAACGCCAACGAGGTCGTTGAGGACAGCTTCAACTTGAAGTTTCCGGTGATTGTGAAGCCCTCGCTTGAAGACGCGAGCGTGGGGATTGATAATGGTTCGGTTGTCGACAACTTTCCTGCTCTGAAAAAACGTGTCCGCCATATCTTCCAGAACTTCGATCAGCCGGCTCTCGTCGATGAATACATCGAGGGGCGGGAACTCAACGTTGCCATCATCGGCAACCGGCGGCCGATCATTCTGCCGATTTCAGAGATAGACTTTTCCGGGCTGCCAGCCGAGTTGCCGAAGATTGTGACGTATGCGGCGAAGTGGTTGGAGGGAACGGACGAGTACAAAGGTACGGTCGGTGTCTGTCCGGCTCAGATTCCTCCGGAGGTCGAGAAGCAGGCGAAGGAGATTGCTCTGCAGGCCTACCGCGTCATGGGATGCCGCGACTACGCGCGCGTCGACATGCGGCTCGACAAAAACAACAACCTGTATGTCATCGAAGTCAATCCGAATCCCGACATCAGCGACGATGCGGGCTTCGCGCGCTCTGCGCGGGCGTACGGATACTCGTTCGACGAAATCATCAACAAGATTGTGGAGTACGCGCTTGAGCGTACACCGTAA
- a CDS encoding N-acetyltransferase: protein MAIRPFRAEDLEPLVALVKATDVFRPEEVDVARELMEVVARQPGQKDYVISTHEDESGTIRGYYCIGQTPMTESTYDLYWIAVDPRVHGQGIGKQLLRHSEEYIKEHGGKLVVAETSSLPKYEKTRLFYEHNHYTEASRINDYYARGDGLVVYIKYL from the coding sequence ATGGCCATCCGCCCGTTTCGTGCAGAAGATCTTGAACCGCTTGTGGCCCTGGTGAAAGCGACGGATGTATTCCGGCCGGAGGAAGTGGATGTTGCGCGGGAGTTGATGGAGGTAGTGGCCAGGCAGCCCGGGCAGAAGGATTATGTGATCTCGACGCATGAAGATGAGAGCGGCACCATCCGCGGATACTACTGCATAGGGCAGACACCTATGACAGAATCCACATACGATTTGTACTGGATAGCGGTTGATCCCCGGGTCCATGGTCAGGGAATCGGGAAGCAGCTGCTTCGGCACAGTGAGGAGTACATCAAAGAACACGGCGGCAAACTTGTTGTCGCTGAGACTTCCTCGCTGCCGAAGTACGAGAAGACACGATTGTTTTACGAGCACAATCATTACACCGAGGCGTCGCGCATCAACGACTACTATGCTCGTGGCGACGGGCTCGTGGTGTACATCAAATACCTCTGA
- a CDS encoding KamA family radical SAM protein, with translation MELWQEMLRQSVDSGKDLVERFGFDKELAERLNKLFHIRVNPYYLSLIRYPGDPIWLQCIPDAVELEDRNGLEDPLNEDADSPVPSITHRYPDRALFLVTSQCSMYCRFCTRKRKVSDSTKINSKWIQDGVDYIAAHPEIRDVILSGGDPLMVTDYVLERILSSLRAIPHVEIIRLGTKMPCVLPQRITPKLCKMLKKYHPIYVNTHFNHPWECTPEADKACAMLADAGCPVGNQAVLMKGVNDDADVMLDLHRKLLKMRVRPYYIYQADLTKGTNHFRTPVRKGLEIMDKLRGHTSGLAIPYYVIDAPGGGGKIPLLPQYVLGRNGKDIILRNYKYEIFTYPDVEEEQPEPQLVVETKYRRRRRMTEKKVVPNEPAKRELEPEPVNK, from the coding sequence ATGGAACTCTGGCAAGAGATGTTGCGACAGAGTGTGGACAGCGGTAAGGATCTCGTCGAACGGTTTGGATTTGACAAGGAGCTCGCCGAAAGGCTGAACAAGCTCTTTCACATCCGAGTGAATCCGTACTATCTCAGCTTGATCCGCTATCCCGGCGACCCCATTTGGCTCCAATGCATCCCCGATGCTGTGGAGCTCGAAGATCGCAACGGTCTGGAAGATCCACTGAACGAAGACGCTGACAGTCCTGTTCCGAGCATCACGCATCGTTACCCCGACAGGGCGCTCTTTCTCGTCACGAGCCAATGCTCCATGTATTGCCGGTTCTGTACGAGGAAGCGCAAGGTGAGCGACTCCACCAAGATCAACTCGAAGTGGATCCAGGATGGCGTTGACTATATTGCGGCGCATCCGGAGATTCGTGATGTCATCCTATCGGGCGGCGATCCGTTGATGGTTACTGACTACGTGCTCGAGCGCATCCTTTCCAGCCTGCGCGCGATTCCTCACGTCGAGATCATCCGTCTGGGCACAAAAATGCCATGCGTGCTCCCTCAGCGCATCACGCCGAAACTGTGCAAGATGCTGAAGAAATACCATCCTATCTACGTCAATACCCACTTCAATCACCCATGGGAGTGCACGCCTGAAGCGGACAAAGCGTGCGCGATGCTGGCCGATGCCGGTTGCCCGGTCGGTAACCAGGCGGTTCTGATGAAAGGGGTCAACGATGACGCCGACGTCATGCTTGATCTCCATCGCAAACTGCTCAAGATGCGTGTCCGGCCGTACTACATCTACCAGGCTGATCTGACCAAGGGGACCAATCATTTCAGGACCCCGGTTCGCAAGGGTCTGGAGATCATGGACAAGCTGCGCGGGCACACGTCGGGCCTGGCAATTCCCTACTATGTGATCGATGCGCCGGGCGGCGGCGGAAAGATACCGTTGCTGCCGCAATACGTCCTCGGACGGAACGGGAAAGATATCATCCTTCGCAACTACAAGTATGAAATCTTCACGTATCCGGATGTCGAGGAAGAACAGCCCGAACCGCAGCTGGTCGTGGAGACAAAATACCGGCGCCGCCGGAGGATGACGGAGAAGAAGGTGGTTCCGAACGAACCGGCAAAACGCGAGTTAGAACCGGAGCCGGTGAACAAATAG
- a CDS encoding M24 family metallopeptidase, with translation MPTLGPETVRLIQEVLREEHVDGWLFYNFRGSNVFATRILSLPAHIMQTRRYFYFIPASGVPQKLVHNIEQWNLDGIPGDKTLYVSWQSLREGIRKIVGGAKKVAMEYSPMNNIPYVSNVDAGTVELVRSLGLEVVTSADLVSRFESTWDDEQTEDNMMTAKHLRQIVDVTFGFIKQRINAGTPTTEYDVQLFMLSEFKKRDLFSESDPNCSVNANSANPHYEPTKEIHSPLHKGDFVLLDLWAKKNKPRSVYGDITWTGYIGESVPDEYTKIFEVVKGGRDAAIRFVQDSFKAGKEICGFQIDDAARNYFKEKGYDQYFVHRTGHSIGEEIHGNGANIDNLETRDERKIIPRTSFSIEPGIYLPGKFGVRTEIDMYITKSKEAVVTGLPMQEKVVAILS, from the coding sequence ATGCCAACGCTCGGACCAGAAACAGTCAGACTGATTCAGGAAGTCCTTCGCGAAGAACACGTTGATGGCTGGCTGTTCTATAATTTTCGCGGTTCCAATGTTTTTGCCACCCGCATCCTGAGCCTTCCGGCGCATATCATGCAAACGCGCCGCTATTTCTACTTCATCCCGGCCTCCGGCGTGCCGCAGAAACTCGTTCACAACATCGAACAGTGGAACCTCGACGGTATCCCCGGCGACAAGACGCTGTACGTCAGCTGGCAGTCGCTGCGGGAAGGCATCCGGAAGATTGTCGGCGGAGCAAAGAAGGTCGCCATGGAGTACTCGCCGATGAACAACATCCCCTACGTCTCCAATGTCGATGCCGGAACGGTGGAGCTCGTACGTTCGCTCGGGCTGGAAGTTGTCACGTCCGCAGATCTGGTCTCGCGGTTCGAGTCCACATGGGACGATGAGCAGACCGAAGACAACATGATGACGGCGAAGCACCTTCGCCAGATCGTCGATGTGACATTCGGTTTCATCAAGCAGAGGATCAATGCCGGGACGCCGACGACGGAATACGATGTGCAGTTGTTCATGCTTTCCGAGTTCAAGAAGCGCGATCTCTTCTCCGAGAGCGACCCGAACTGTTCGGTGAACGCGAACAGCGCGAACCCCCATTATGAACCGACGAAGGAAATCCACAGCCCGCTGCACAAGGGGGATTTCGTGCTCCTGGACCTGTGGGCGAAGAAGAACAAACCGCGTTCAGTGTATGGGGACATTACGTGGACCGGGTATATCGGGGAATCAGTGCCCGATGAGTATACGAAGATTTTCGAAGTGGTGAAGGGGGGACGCGATGCCGCGATCCGCTTCGTGCAGGATTCATTCAAGGCGGGGAAGGAGATTTGCGGTTTCCAGATCGACGACGCCGCCCGGAACTACTTCAAAGAGAAGGGATACGATCAGTATTTCGTCCATCGCACGGGGCACTCCATCGGTGAGGAGATCCATGGCAACGGGGCGAATATCGACAACCTCGAAACCCGCGATGAGCGGAAGATCATCCCCCGGACTTCATTTTCCATCGAGCCCGGAATCTATCTGCCCGGAAAATTCGGTGTGAGGACTGAGATCGACATGTATATCACGAAGTCGAAAGAGGCGGTTGTAACAGGATTACCGATGCAGGAAAAAGTGGTCGCGATTTTGTCGTAG
- a CDS encoding LptF/LptG family permease: protein MTILDRYIIRQFLSTVIFGLVTFLLIFVVIDMMEHLDDFIDANAPLMTIVQYYLAFTPEIIKLMTPVAMLLGALFVVGRLTNQNELPAMKSSGLSLYRFLTPFILVALAVSILSIYFNGWIVPYANQKKASIERTNLRPSLSNRSMLPLFFQDGKTRLVSINYYESVKQVGYRVSVEEFADSNATVLRRRYDARQMEWGHPWANEGDSLRDGWILINGGIREFEGETERITPFNRMALGRLSISPTDIEKKQRKPDEMNYTDLREFITNQQKAGQDVSRWLVDYHNKIAFPFASVIVVLFGVPFASIKRRSGIAIDFGVCVAVTFIYLGFMKTSQVFGYNGDLNPLLTAWLANIIFLALALVNLLRVQK, encoded by the coding sequence GTGACCATCCTCGACCGCTATATCATCCGTCAGTTCCTCAGCACCGTCATCTTTGGCCTCGTCACGTTCCTGCTGATTTTTGTTGTCATCGACATGATGGAGCACCTGGATGACTTCATCGACGCGAACGCACCACTCATGACGATCGTTCAATACTACCTCGCCTTCACGCCGGAGATCATCAAGCTCATGACGCCGGTGGCGATGCTCCTGGGAGCGCTGTTCGTCGTTGGCCGGTTGACGAATCAAAACGAACTTCCGGCCATGAAGTCGAGCGGACTCAGCCTCTACCGGTTCCTCACGCCGTTCATCCTCGTTGCTCTCGCCGTCAGCATCCTGTCGATCTATTTCAACGGCTGGATTGTGCCGTACGCCAATCAGAAAAAGGCGTCGATCGAACGAACAAACCTCAGACCCTCGCTGAGCAATCGAAGCATGCTGCCGCTGTTCTTTCAGGACGGGAAAACGCGCCTCGTTTCGATCAACTATTATGAGAGTGTGAAACAGGTCGGATACAGGGTCAGCGTCGAAGAATTTGCGGATTCCAACGCAACTGTGCTCCGGAGACGATATGATGCGCGGCAGATGGAGTGGGGACATCCCTGGGCGAACGAGGGAGATTCACTCCGGGATGGATGGATTCTGATCAACGGCGGTATCAGGGAATTCGAAGGAGAGACCGAGCGTATCACACCTTTTAACCGAATGGCGCTGGGGAGGCTCAGCATCAGCCCCACCGACATCGAGAAGAAGCAGCGGAAGCCGGACGAGATGAACTACACAGACCTACGGGAGTTCATCACGAATCAGCAGAAAGCCGGGCAGGATGTCTCGCGGTGGCTGGTCGATTACCACAACAAGATCGCATTCCCCTTCGCGAGCGTCATCGTGGTCCTCTTCGGCGTCCCCTTCGCGTCGATCAAGCGACGCAGCGGCATTGCGATCGATTTCGGCGTGTGTGTGGCAGTGACGTTTATCTACCTGGGCTTCATGAAAACGAGCCAGGTGTTTGGTTATAACGGGGATCTCAATCCCCTCCTCACTGCCTGGCTCGCCAACATCATTTTCCTGGCACTTGCTCTGGTCAATCTGCTGAGGGTTCAGAAGTAG
- a CDS encoding LptF/LptG family permease has translation MSILSRHILQRHVTPFLFSVSVLVFIFLLQFVMQKMDQLAGKGLSAGVIAELIVMNLAWMLVLAVPMAVLVATLMAFGNLSSGNEITAMRASGISLYRMVAPVFLLSMLLCYLLVLFNNRVLPDANHRAKMLMTDIYRKKPTFSIMPGMFSDPREIQGYSILVRKTFEHTNDLEGVTIFDYTNSAVSTTVTADHGTVSFSPDYQKLIMDLYDGEIHELSMADFNQYRKIRFEKHRIAMNAEGFDFQRSQESAFSRGDRELSASAMTTIVDSLRQLLDTSRAHIAALVQRELDAVYNPKRSPDFQALYLGDPITGAEARMASLSSSLEGEQARAGYFARRIHEYSVEIYKKYSIPFACIVFVLIGAPLGIMARRGTFGVAASLSLGFFLLYWSCLIGGEKLADRGFIDPWFGMWSANIIIGIMGLYLTFRTARENLTINWSMLLRLVPKQWRSEEASA, from the coding sequence ATGTCCATTCTTTCACGCCATATTCTGCAGCGGCACGTAACCCCTTTCTTATTTTCAGTCTCCGTCCTTGTCTTCATTTTTCTGCTGCAGTTTGTCATGCAGAAGATGGACCAGTTGGCGGGGAAGGGGCTGAGCGCCGGCGTCATCGCCGAGCTGATCGTCATGAACCTCGCGTGGATGCTCGTTCTCGCCGTCCCGATGGCCGTGCTTGTCGCCACGCTCATGGCGTTCGGCAATCTCTCATCGGGGAACGAGATCACGGCGATGCGAGCGAGCGGGATAAGCCTGTACAGGATGGTCGCCCCGGTATTCCTTCTTTCGATGCTTCTCTGCTACCTTCTGGTGCTCTTCAACAACAGGGTGCTCCCCGATGCCAACCACCGCGCAAAGATGCTGATGACCGACATCTATCGGAAGAAACCGACATTCTCGATCATGCCCGGCATGTTTTCGGATCCCCGCGAGATTCAGGGATACAGCATCCTGGTGCGGAAAACCTTCGAACACACCAACGACCTCGAAGGAGTGACGATCTTTGATTATACCAACAGCGCGGTCAGCACGACCGTCACAGCGGACCACGGAACAGTGTCGTTCTCGCCGGACTACCAGAAGTTGATCATGGATCTTTATGACGGGGAGATCCACGAGCTGAGCATGGCCGATTTCAACCAGTACCGGAAGATCCGTTTCGAAAAGCACCGGATTGCAATGAACGCCGAGGGGTTCGATTTTCAGCGCTCGCAGGAGAGTGCTTTCTCACGGGGCGACCGTGAGCTGAGTGCCTCTGCCATGACGACGATTGTCGACAGTCTCCGCCAACTTCTCGATACATCACGGGCCCATATTGCCGCCCTTGTGCAACGTGAACTTGACGCCGTGTATAACCCGAAAAGGAGCCCGGACTTCCAGGCTCTGTACCTTGGAGATCCGATCACAGGAGCTGAGGCCCGGATGGCATCACTCTCGTCATCGCTTGAAGGTGAACAGGCACGCGCAGGCTACTTCGCCCGACGGATTCACGAATACTCCGTCGAAATATACAAGAAATATTCGATCCCGTTTGCTTGCATCGTGTTCGTACTGATCGGAGCGCCGCTCGGCATCATGGCGAGGCGAGGGACCTTCGGCGTCGCTGCCAGCCTGAGCCTCGGGTTCTTCCTCCTCTATTGGTCATGCCTCATCGGTGGTGAGAAGCTGGCCGACCGCGGGTTTATCGACCCCTGGTTCGGTATGTGGTCTGCCAACATCATCATCGGAATCATGGGCCTCTACCTCACATTCAGGACCGCCCGGGAGAATCTGACCATCAACTGGTCCATGCTTCTGCGGCTCGTCCCGAAGCAATGGCGTTCCGAGGAAGCGTCCGCGTGA
- the pdxH gene encoding pyridoxamine 5'-phosphate oxidase codes for MNLDDLGRLRKEYSRHALSESDVDLDPLVQFSCWFQESLRALVPEPNAMALATATEEGKPSVRMVLLKGYDERGFVFYTNYEGRKSSELFRNPNAALLFFWVELERQIRIEGTVEKTSRGESEEYFKARPLESRLGAWASRQSAVIPGRSDLEQKVLDLKERYAGREVPVPPFWGGFRLLPQVFEFWQGRENRLHDRIRYSLQGGVWVIERLSP; via the coding sequence ATGAACCTTGATGACCTTGGGCGCCTGCGAAAAGAATACTCACGCCACGCCCTGAGCGAATCGGACGTTGATCTTGATCCGCTTGTGCAGTTCAGCTGCTGGTTCCAGGAATCGCTGCGTGCCCTCGTGCCGGAGCCGAACGCGATGGCTCTCGCCACTGCGACAGAAGAAGGGAAGCCCTCGGTTCGCATGGTTCTTCTCAAGGGATACGATGAGCGGGGTTTCGTCTTCTATACAAACTATGAGGGAAGAAAATCCTCCGAGCTCTTCAGAAACCCGAACGCAGCGCTGCTCTTCTTCTGGGTTGAACTCGAACGGCAGATTCGTATCGAAGGGACCGTGGAAAAAACTTCACGCGGGGAATCGGAGGAGTACTTCAAGGCACGGCCTCTCGAGAGCCGGCTCGGCGCATGGGCGTCGAGACAGAGTGCGGTGATTCCCGGCCGGAGTGACCTGGAGCAGAAGGTCCTCGATTTGAAAGAGCGTTATGCCGGCCGTGAGGTTCCGGTGCCTCCTTTCTGGGGAGGGTTTCGTCTGCTGCCACAGGTATTTGAGTTCTGGCAGGGGCGGGAAAACCGGCTCCATGACCGCATCCGGTATTCCCTGCAGGGGGGTGTCTGGGTGATCGAGCGGCTCTCTCCGTAA